CCATTTCCTTCAGCGAAAACAGAGTATACCTTCAAAAAAATGGATGCTGCTATAGCCAGACTTCCCAGAAGGATTACGGTTCCACTAGAAGATTCTTTCAGAGATGGTATGGATAGAAAGATTAAATAGTATTTCAAAGACACTGCATGTAACCACAGAAACAATAGAAAACAAAACAGTTACCATGGCTATAAATAACTTCCAGGGTCTCTCTCCCATTTTGAGGGGAGTACCTCTGTGAAGAGGAACTTGATAGCAATTTTAAATTGTCAGATCGAACTGGGTTACCACAAGACAGACCCAGCAGAACATCTTACTCAGGGTTACAAGGAAGCAAACCAATATAGACGTGGCAGTAGTTATGGCAGGCAGGTTCAAGCAGGAACCTTGAGCAGGTTTTTCAGCAGCAGAAAAGGTGTTCAGGGGGCTCTCCTGGCCTTTTTCTCAATGATGCCAAAAAGGTTCATTCCTCTGAGGACATAAATGTGGGAGgcatgtgtggtgccccaaagccctgttgaacagcacagaggaagtacataaacacttttaaaatgcagggctacaaggggttactagaggctgagaaagacacagtgggaatgacagttgacagttgaactgaaaagacatacccaggatgatgtgcaggaaggaggagtgtgtgatatagcaacaagaaaggggaagctgacatgagagactgatctgctgctggaactgatgacattgccagcacacacggctggagaacggctggggacacacagtggggcgtcaAAGACAGTTTCCACAAACTGCAGaacaccccagcgtcagagggaagagtgatgagagaacagtgccatcttgtgactgaattgagcaacagtgttttgttataatctttaacactgcctacagtttatcATCTACCCTTTAGAGAGAAAGTTCAGGGACTTAATCGGGattgttaacccttctggaaacctcttcaggacatttaaacactacaaaattcctgtgcacaggtcagcccaggactgagtgtaaaatatggtaacgttaccagggataatattggtgcaccaaatgtgtTAGAtggatattaatgttatgtgatttatccaagaattgatttattgatattgaagatgttatatgttaaatgctattgtgctctatgctgatcaaacgattattttgtcattaccattgagctgaaggggtcagtggcgcggtggcttaccaaaactatccttaccgcatatataataaacccaagttgtttgaccaatccttgtccctttcattgaagtacttatctcctgaccaccagattttcgaacagaaaagaacctgactcgtgtctggaggacaaggtaagggaaggatttcccatccgtttcgaccaccacacatgcaaaaaaaaagatgCAAAGGAACTCCAGTTATCCACCAAGGAAAGTTTTTCAGAAGTATACACAAGGAACCCAGCAAGGAAAAACAGCCATGCAGGACAGCTAGAAAACACTGAAAAGTCAGAACGTCACTGTCCTTGTCTGTCAGAGGAATAGAGGCTTTTACACAGATTTTTATTGTAGAAAAGCACAATGGGGGTTACTGTAAAATTTTGGATGCAAGGAACCTGAACAAGTATATTGATATCAGGAAATTCAAAATGGGATCCATCGGATCCATATTAATGGTTATGGAAGTAGGGCATTTTCTTGCGTCAGTAGACCTCATGGACGCAGATATACATATTTCAATCAGAGCCAGTGTTACAAGTGCCAGAAAAGCATGGCTGAATTACCAGCAGAGACAAGAGTCAATTATATCTGAATATAAAGTTTTATGCCTAATTATGTAAAAAagcagaggatttttttttttatttttttttaaacaaccaaATAAGACAAAGGCTAAGTTAAGACATCATAATCCTTGGATCCTGCACTCTGAGTGCAAGAATAGCTGCAGCTGGAGAAGTGGTAACCTGAGCAAGAATAAATATGATGCATGTACAAACCAGTTTCCTCACAGGCTGGAACAGAACCATCGAAGATCTATCTCTGTTAATCTTATTAATaagagaagaaaggcaatatCTGCAGTGTTGTTAAAAGAACACCACTAACTGTAGGACGATCTTCTACAAGCTAGGATAGGTTTGTCAATGTCACAAATCCCACCGCAATAATATGGGGGCACTCTATGGTACCTTACACAGCTTAAGGTCAGTGGCAAAGCTTGTGTGCATTTTCAAGAGCTCATGTCAAAAATCTTTGACAATCAAACTGTAGTGACAAATATCAATGAGATATGACATTCATTGCAATGTGCAGAGAGCACCCTGGATGTCCATCAACAAGTTACATATCTGTCCTCAACAATATCAAGAAAGATCTTCTAAGCTCTCACACTGCACCAGGATAATGGGAAGAATCACATATTCAAGGAAATAATGAACAAGGGGTCTTCAACAAATAGATTTACACCAACAGCAGAAAAggataaaaataaagtgtttttatttgctttatgCAAACAGTAAAACAGAGGCAGTGGACTCTCAATAAAGTGGCAATTCAGGCTAGGATCTGTTTTTCCTCCGAAACCTTTGACACCCAGACTACTAATAGAAGATAAGGAAGGACAAAAAGAAGGCAATAGCAATTCTTAACCTACCTGTATCTTTTTGGAGTgtagaaggaaaccagagcacctggaggaaacccacgcaaacacagggagaacatacaaactccacacagataagaccatggttgggaatctaactcctgaccccagtgctgtgaggcagaaatactaaccactaagccagtgGATATGCGCAGGGCGATTTTATGCAACACacgcacatatcagcatttacactGACTGATGATTCGGGCCCACAGTGTTCAGTTCCCAAGTTTATTGCACGAGAGAAAACAAAGTTGCTATCTGAGCATTCCTGACAGGTAAGTGGTGGAAGAATACATACATAGGAGAAAGCCTCAAGGTCATCCAGCCTCTAACTGTAATCACcttcatatttaaaataatactgCTGTTATAGTTTTACAAAATATTAGTAAGACAATGAAAGTTTGAGGGCCAAAATAGGTTTATTTGAGAAGGTTTGTTACTACTTTAATGCATTAGAACACATTGAGATACACTAATGATGGATACTTGTTGTATATGCTACCATATGAAGAGGAGGCAGTTTCATTGCAAACTAGTAACCTCATGCTTCAGACTAACTTCATCAGAAAGTTAACTGGAGTAGCCTGGCTTTAAATCGCTCCTTCAGTTCTGGGGGGAGAGGAGGACTTTGCATATCCTTGCTATGCAGTATGGCCTCATGTGCTTCTTTAAAGAGCTCCACCCCAACAGCCTCCTCCACTCTGTGCTTCCAAGCTGTCAACTTTGGTTTGTCTTCAAACACATCAATTCCACCAGCAAGAGGCTGTGAAGAGAGGTAGAATATATAGAGATCCAGATACAGTGACAAAATTACCccaattaattataaaaaaaattgctactTAGCCATCATCACTATTATCTGCATGCGGAGCATGGATGCTATAGGGTTTATAATACACACTATAGATATCGATAAAATCATCATCAAGGAGTTAGTCTCTCACCTGCATAATCTCCACAATAGCCACCAAGTCAGCCAGGGAGATCTGGTCACCAGCCAGAAAGGGTTTGTTCTGTAAAAAATATTCTTCGAAAGTCTTCAAGGTACTATTGAACTCTGCCAGCACAGGATCCAGCTTTTCAGATGTGGCTTCATGACCAAGAACAAATGGTGTCATTACCTGGGGGAAGGAGAaagatttatatacacacacacacacacacacacacacacacacacacacacacacacaactataAAGTTAAATGGACTACAAATTGACATATTGAAATACTCTTGTTTGGTTGTTTTTCTGTGTTcaatacatacaataataaaaaaaactccacAAGTCTCACTTTTTACAGTTCATGTAGGCCCACCTTTTTCAATcagctataaaaaaataataaaaaaatagtggAAGCCACATCAAAAAGGTATAAAAGTACTGTAATTGAGGATTCCCACTCACACTCAGTTACCCTTTCCCTGGGACCTATTTGGTAGGGGGATTAGAAAATACAGTAGTTACACTTGATCTTCCAGTATAGTACTCTAAGGCTTTGGTGAATGCTCCCTTTGTAACGCAGGAGCACTCGATGCAGGGACCAGCCATATGCCTACACTAAAGGGATTAAGGTCACCTAATTTGTTGCAAGTCCACACAACATTTTGAAGGTGCTCAATACCAAGGCATCAGTGGTGCATTGATATGGCAATGTGTAATAGACCCAAGAGCTGACTTCTGCCAGAAGAAGGCAGTAGCATGAGCAAAAGGCAAGGGAGCGAGGAAGCACCTACTTCACAGTTGTGATATCAATGACCTAATTTGGCATGGAAATTTCAACCTATGGCATGAGCAGCTCCACAGAACAGAATATATGCACTGCAACCAGATTAAACTGCTCATCACACCTAGCAGTGCACATCTGCAAGTTCAGTGGTGCCAATAACACTGGAAATGAAATCATGAGCAACAGAAGAGGGCAATATAATTAGAATAATCATCCTTTGCCATGTTCTCAATAAATAGATGAATGCATGTGTGGTGCCAACATAAAGAACTCTACCGCCATTGGTGCTGGTTTTCAACAGTGGAGGATTCTGGTGATTATGAGATATTGTCGGCCATCAGTTGGGTACAATCATTCCCTTAGGAGGCAGGGTCAATGTTAAACTACTACTTAATGAAACAGGTTAATTTTCACCCAACGCTgtagcatttatttttttgtacatgagGGGCCGGGTCGGTCCACCATGAGGCAATGCACCCATACCGAGCACATTTGGTCCcttgactgtttttttttatggacatCACAGTGAGGAAACCCAAACTGAGCATTTATAGAATATCAGGAAGCATTGCTTCCCAAGCATCAGCAAGATATTACTCGAGTTAGTCCTGTGGAAAATGGTGCAAAACGGATGCTGCACAATTGCAGACTCAATGCCAGTGCACAGACCATACATAGCGACCCTTCAGCATAATAAGTAAACTTTATACAAGTATTTCCTGTTTTCGTCCACTACCTGTATATCAATCACAATATGCACTGGGTTGCACCGATGGAGAAAGATCCTCTGTATAGGATATTTTGGGAATGTCCTAGAGGCAAAGATGGTAGAATAACAGAAAGCACCATCTGGAAGGCTAGTATGCTAAGAGCATAATCTTCTGGAGCAGAAACATTTATTCAGTAATGATTATTAGACATTTGGATTGACAGCTACGTGGTCATCTTACACATCTGATCTCTGATGTGTCGTTTCAAAGCCAGAACAAGACCAAGTACTTTTTAGAATGAATGAATTGAAAACCCACAATATACCGCTTCTCGCGATACGAATGTATCGCTTAATAACAGTTGATCCATTCAGCAATGAATCAGAAACTGCTTATTTTCATGAAGCCACAACATATTTGATGAAAAAGGCTGGTATTGTGAGGACAGACTTATCACAACATAAAATGATAAGCTGGGAACATGTGGTCAACCAGAATACCCTATAGGGTTTACCTATATATGCTCCAGATAGAGACAGCTAGGGGCATTCACAAAAAACCCAGAATATACTGCTTCTCGCGATACAAATGTATCGCTTAATAACAGTCCATCCATTCAGCAATGAACCAGAAACTGCCGATTTtcatgagaagagagtggtcaacggtatcaaatgcagccgagagatccaggagaattaggagagagtaatggcgtttagttttagcagtgatcagatcattgacaacttcAATCAGAGCAGTCTCTGTgtagtgttgagaacgaaagccaatCTGAAGAGATCCAACTTGGAGGGGCacaggagctgagagatggggcggtaatttgagagagagtttgggtcagaatattgtttttttagaataggagtaatcactgcatgcttgtttagtgatggaaagatgccagtagagaacgAGAGATTACAgcttttagttagaggtgaaatgagcacaggaaaacagggatctaccaatttgcaagggaataggatcaagaggacaggaggtagagtaggaagataagaagagagtagaaatttcctcttcatatgtgggatcaaatgaagagtgggtgtcagagggtagtgggaaggaattgatctgattgcttgtcgaggaagaggaaccatttctagtctgatcttatcaatcttgtccttgaagtagaaagcaagatcctgagcactgatagtagacggagggttcggggtgggaggattgagaagagatttaaatgtgttaaaaaggcgtttggggttagaagcctgagcatagataagagattggaagtatgtttgttttgcggtgtccagagcattttgataggtgcggtagatagaagtatatgtgaagaagtcattagaggtgcatGATTTtcaccagtgacgttctgcttcacggaaaagtttttgaagattttgtgttgctgtagtgtgccacggctgacatcgaagtcgacatgtagtatatgtagtgtcgctggagccacttgatcaagggccgttgctaaggtttggtgaaaatgagttactgccatctcaggggaggagaatgtagagataggggagagaagctgttggagagaggtgaaaaattgttgaagattaatagaattcagatttctgcgggtatgaggaggcttggtagagttaaacagtagagaggttagagcagtgggggttagcgtgtagctgataaggtgatgaactgagagggggaagggtgtgtgaaggaaattagaaactgagcatagtctagagaaaacaagatcatggcaatggccatcctgatgagtataTGAGTCAATCCACaaggagaggtcaagtgaggaggttagagagagtagtttggaagcagctttggtaggtgggttatcaatggggatgttgaaatcacccaggatgagggtgggcatgtctgaagataagtgtgggagccatgcagagaaatcctcaataaattgttggtgtgctccagggggacgatagatcaccgcaacacgtagagataatggattaaaaatgcgaatagcatgtacttcaaaagatgtaaatgtgagtgatgggacatttggtagaactgtgatcgtgcactgtggggagagaagtagtccaaaccCACCTCCTAGTCTGTcttcaggtctgggggtgtgggtgagatggaggccaccatgtgaaatgtgtttctgttattgccagaaggttgaggtttttttgagaggaagagatcatgtatggaggtaagtttgttacaaacagagtgtgcattccaaagggcacatttaatggacttaggaagagaggggagacaggtgatgtgtttgaggtttgctatataACAGTAGtactctgatgtatgtgtgtgtgaggagtgtgggggacctggattaggtgatatatcaccggctaatagaagcagagtgagagaaagataggtaagtgGATTGTAAGaagtgtgaccttttattttctgtcaaCAGGTGGAgactgtacttgttagagataataaataggacaacagttcatgggtgttaactagaggtgagtggagtaatgaagatgCAACATgggcaaatgtttgtgttggtggaggggtgaagatgatacag
The Mixophyes fleayi isolate aMixFle1 chromosome 1, aMixFle1.hap1, whole genome shotgun sequence DNA segment above includes these coding regions:
- the LOC142160736 gene encoding glutathione S-transferase theta-1-like, whose product is MAELTLYLDLLSQPCRSVYIFAKANNIPFNNKAVHLFKGDHMSEEYRKVNPLCKVPALKDGDFRMAESTAMLLYMANKYKTPDHWYPSDYQKRALVDEYFAWQLTNTRPHGSKLFWVKVMTPFVLGHEATSEKLDPVLAEFNSTLKTFEEYFLQNKPFLAGDQISLADLVAIVEIMQPLAGGIDVFEDKPKLTAWKHRVEEAVGVELFKEAHEAILHSKDMQSPPLPPELKERFKARLLQLTF